Proteins encoded in a region of the Pelobates fuscus isolate aPelFus1 chromosome 11, aPelFus1.pri, whole genome shotgun sequence genome:
- the LOC134578140 gene encoding oocyte zinc finger protein XlCOF26-like → MSISTEDLPEVHWEENSDKDVDTTPESSVGHTDNKLASEDSPLPPCPDCGRTFQTLRAHNLHRRNHAADLSYTCKDCDAARAGATGGSDKPYSCSDCGRRFCWLLALHSHHEQQHTGHCGYQCSQCGKQLASQPAFRRHQQAHRKDRICVWCGKAFNCSAKLSRHMRIHTGERPYQCTKCPQAFTQLETLRVHQWVHEDPKPYQCQECGRRFRAQRTFEQHRNLHISRKPHACPICGKTFFFSSRYKRHLRIHTGERPFQCQQCGKSFNQRSNYQRHRQIHAGKRPFPCSLCEKSFSQASNYRRHLQTHRKDRGSWKQEEEDVDYTCIECGVHFAQEGGLHEHYIQHARGEL, encoded by the exons ATGTCAATTTCAACAGAAGACTTACCAGAAGTACACTGGGAGGAGAACTCTGATAAAGATGTTGACACAACTCCAG AGTCCTCGGTGGGGCATACTGATAACAAATTGGCTTCTGAAGACTCTCCACTGCCTCCTTGCCCAGACTGCGGACGGACATTCCAAACCCTACGTGCACATAATCTCCACCGCAGAAACCACGCAGCAGACCTCTCCTACACCTGCAAGGATTGTGATGCTGCCCGCGCTGGAGCCACTGGTGGCAGTGATAAGCCCTACTCCTGTTCTGACTGTGGACGCAGATTCTGCTGGTTGCTGGCCCTCCATAGTCATCACGAACAGCAACACACAGGGCACTGTGGCTATCAGTGCTCTCAGTGTGGTAAGCAGCTAGCCAGCCAACCAGCTTTCCGGAGACACCAGCAAGCTCACCGCAAGGACCGTATTTGTGTATGGTGCGGGAAAGCCTTCAACTGCTCAGCCAAACTGTCCCGACATATGAGAATTCACACCGGAGAAAGACCCTACCAATGCACAAAATGCCCACAAGCCTTTACGCAATTAGAGACACTGCGGGTACATCAGTGGGTTCATGAAGACCCCAAGCCTTACCAGTGTCAGGAATGTGGTCGGAGATTCCGAGCCCAGCGCACATTTGAACAGCACAGAAACCTTCACATTTCACGTAAACCTCATGCTTGCCCGATCTGTGGCAAGACTTTCTTTTTTTCATCCCGTTATAAGCGCCACCTACGTATCCATACTGGTGAGAGACCCTTTCAATGCCAGCAGTGTGGCAAGAGCTTTAACCAGCGTTCTAACTACCAGCGTCACCGGCAGATCCATGCTGGAAAAAGGCCATTCCCTTGCAGCCTGTGTGAAAAAAGCTTCAGCCAAGCCTCTAATTACCGGAGGCACCTACAGACGCACCGGAAAGACCGAGGCTCATGGAAACAGGAAGAAGAGGATGTAGACTACACATGTATAGAATGTGGGGTACACTTTGCACAGGAAGGTGGGCTCCATGAACATTACATCCAGCATGCCAGAGGAGAGCTGTGA